In Argiope bruennichi chromosome X1, qqArgBrue1.1, whole genome shotgun sequence, the genomic stretch TTCCTTAACAAATTTTGATGCCACTGACTGCATTTATTTTGTAGTTGGATAAAATGCAAGCTGTCGACCTCACTAATGatgaaaaacttaacaaaaaaaaaactgtttcgtCAATTCTCCAAGAATAAACTtctgttgaattttatttaaaaaatatttcatgtcatATCCTGGTTGTTGAAAAATGGGTCAAACTATTGACAAAATCTGCAAAAAAAGCGTAAGGATAAGGGTCCagaaataactacaaaacttttCTCACAAGTTCCACTTCgccaagatttaataaaaatttaatttaaaacagtatctTCGACtagataaacataatttaacCCAAATTCATTGAATAGGGTTTTCATAGAATTCGAATTCCAACCAGATTTTTGATGTAAGTTCTagattgtttcataaaaaaatatgaaaactttaaaaaattgcaaaatgatgTATTCTTATCagtaatataatgtataaaatcacTAACATTGTTGAATTATTCAgagatgatttttataaatttataacagtacatttgttagaaaaattattaaaaaaaacctcaaTTTTTCACCGATATTCTAAAGCTTTCGAGGGTTTGTGCAAACTCTATATATAGTATAtggtttataaatgatttttctgttacgaaatagataaaatgaattattcagaaTCTGTTATAACCAAAAAAAACCATAATGtgcataattttaagataaaaataaattttgatgttattttatattttccgcACTTCAAGCCCTTTGCGGGAACtaaagattcaataattttttaaatatattttttcttcaattagcATGCAGAGACGCAGCTTTTGAACTCTAATAGAATtcgttattcaaaaaattgatttttttttccgctcCGTCCTGTTATTTAAACTTTAGAGAGAATTAACATAAAATTCAGTcagatatattaatgaaaatctttaacCTTTTTGACGGTTCAGacataatgtttaatatttcaaattcctttttttatttttcaaaattacataatgCTTTCTTTTCCTAGTgggaaaaaaattgctctttatcgaaagaatttcaatttctttaatacatttaaaatgtgtGTTTTCTTGTAATGAATAGTGAAATTCTTTACTAATTAttctttgacagatttttttcagtttgtcGTCTCCCCACTTTTTGAAACATGGGACCATTTCTTAAAGACTCCTTTATCTAATGAACTTTTAGAAAATCTTCAGCATAATTTCGCTCAATGGCAACAGAAAATAACAGTTCAACAAACAAATGAAAGTGAAACAGTTGAAACTGGTATACCTCAAATTAAAGTAGATTCTTCATCTGTATCTTTCGAAACACAACCGGATACAGAAAAGGATGTTGGTAAAAGAACTCAGTTTCTTTCAGCTGATCCTGATATTATCCTTAAACAACACAGATCAAAAAGTGACAGTGGACTCACACCAGGATTACTTTCCCCTAAAATTCACATGGAAACCTATTCAACTGAGGAGCTTCATCCTAGTACTACGTTATTATCACTTTCTAGTATAACTAATACTGTTCAATTACGTCAAGTATATGCAGCAACTAAGGTAGAGAGTCACCTTATATGTCCTACTGTGTTTCAGCCTTTATGTACAAATGTGGCAACAAAGGAGGCGACTAGCGAGACAAATTGCCCATCCTCTTCAGAAACTTGTGATGCACAAGTTTGCTCAAACAACGGGAATgatcaaaatgataataatgatagTGCTCAATGTTCTGTGGATGTTTCATGCCCCAATAATGGTTGTGGTACTCCGACTACACCTGAAAAATCTCCTACCTTACATATACATAGAACAAAACAAAGGTCGCAGTCTCTAATTAATGATTCTGATGAGTTGAAACATTATTCCCTGGTATTGCAGAATCGGAGAGCTTCAGACTttgatttttacttatataataatGTGTACACCGCACCAAATTCTATTTCAtccatttcaaataaagaatCACTGCATGAATTGCAACAAAGTTTGGAGACGCATTTGCCATCTTTATCAAATGATAGTAACACCACAACTAAATCAGTttccataaaaaatgaaagaacaagCTTGTTTACTTCGTCTAATTTGTGTTCAAATAAACAGTGTTCAAGAACTACATGTATTTGTAAAAcagattcagataaaaaaattccatcttgGTGTTGGCATATCAGCCGCAGCTTCTCTGCAGAAAGGCCTGTCAGACCAACACATGATTTTGATTCTCCTTTACCTCCAGGGCACAGTTCTTCTAGTCTGAATTATAATGCGCACAGTCGCAGAAGAGGTTCTGCTCCTGTAACATATTCTCTCAATTCTGAAGTTGGTGTTAGCCATGTTTCTAGTTTTGGTGATATTGATTCCAAAGGGGATCATGTAGATGGATCTGAAATTAACTATGCAGCTGGCCGAAGATGGTCGATTCCTATGGAAATACCAGGTatgtgtatgaatttttaatgaatgctaaaTAAGGAATATGTTCTTTAACATGAATCTGTTgtgatataaaaataaggaaagtaaaacatattttttaaataactataaatgacaatatttttttactcaatttgTGCTGCATTTTCATTGAAGATGTATTTTTCATAGATACTGCAATTActgttttcattttatctgctattacaaaatttccattatttaaaaagttattttttttttttaactttggcCTTTTCGCTTCCGCTCTGTATATCTATCATAAATAGCTACCCTTAAGAGTTATggattttctttataactttatttgCTTCATCAGTATGTATTtatgtttgcttttttattttgatgtataaattaatttcagttgaatggaaaaaaaatttttactttatatttctttttatttgcttaGCTGTTCCATTTGTGTTCACTTGACATGCAAGAATTAGCTATGttccatttgcattttttttttttttttttgtagataattttgaatgaagCTCTCCTTAACATTAAAAATGAGCCGTGTACAAAATTTCTAGGTtgacaaataatttctttcatatgaaGGACTTTTACTCACTGCTTTTGCTCGCCAGGATTGCGAACTTTCTAATTGTGCAGCTTCAAAcgctaataattttttcttctcaacatgcaacaaaaaaattcttttttccgaTGGACGTTGTAGCTCAGTTTCTTAAGCATGCAGTTATTTCTAACTCTTATGATGTCTTTTACATCTATCTTTCTTCAGCTTTCAAAGACATTTTATGTACATATAATGCATattgatgatttaatttttaaaaattttttcttatactgGAAGACCTTGTGGTATTATAATGCATCTTTTAATGTGATGGCTGTACTTCATTTATGAAAGCTGTCATGATATTGAACATCTAGATCTGTTTACatttaaacaaagattttaattaggCATctcatttgaatatgaaaatatttttactttgctctaataacttcttaatattttcatcagttttgtAAAAGGATTAACAGTAATATCATGAATACTTAATTCTTGAAGATCTGTTTAGTATAGTGTTTCACCAGTGTAATTCTTTAGAAGTTTATGGGTCAAATGGTATTTATGATTTGTACGCACATATAATGAAAAACTGCTGCAAGTTAAAAGACTAAACGtttcctttaaattttcattacaaaacttattttatacGTTCATGAAACATATCAATTTGTTTTTACCTAAATCTAAAAATAACCGCTATTCATACACTGTTTAGTTTAGGAACATTATCAGTTTCTCCACctcagtttttattcattttgttctttcttttaagcTATGCAaaatgtgttgatttttttttctttcttgccaaaaaaataattaaataatcgtGCATGCTGTGATAGGcttttacaaagagaaattaaagAATATCATTCTTTTAACTCTTTTTCTCTTTACTagttacattttagaaaaatactttctGAAATTGAAGGTCTTATGAAGAGATGGTATGCCTAACTTGTGGGTGAGTAGTTGGTATTTGGGTCCTATTTTAGGGGAGGGAATTAGTAAGGAACTTTTGTAACATCTTGGAggtttatgtttttaattattaataagcatttaatttccacactttatatgaagaaaaaagtgttgatttaaaaaatatatatgcaatttaattgtAATAGTTGCTTTTAATTTGTAACGATAATAAAAATGAGAGCAAGAAAGTTAGCAGAATTTTCATTtagtaataatttgattttatttgtaatagtttttgtacaatattcacaaaatggtctagaaatttaaatttgatattagttTCCGTTTCTTGACtaactttttttattagcattgctTCTATAATCTTTTGTATTGACACAAAcaattgttaaacatttttatcttcttttcttgatttttctgttttcactagttatgttttctgtttttatatttaatttttatcaagggGTATTATGTACCCATCCGTTTTGATGctgtaattaaatttctatttaattttttgaatagattttttttttttcaagaaaagatgCAATATGTtagttaagataaaatttatatgtatttagttTTTTCCATGCTTAACAATTTTGTAGATCATTGTATTTGTTATTATGAATTCATGTGAAAAAAATACCTGGAGTGTCTTATAACCTAGaatctcaaataaattattatactgaATATAATCTTTTTAGCAATAAAAGACCCATTTCGTTCaatccaaagaaaaaattttggaattacattgaaactccaaaattataaattttcctgAGGAGTTTCATTTTTCGGgcatttagtaattaaattaaaaaagtatacttGCAAAGGATGATGCAGAATAATATGCAAAGTGAACTAAAGCATCCCTTCTCAAAAAGGAAACTAATTAAATAAGTGAGTTTTAGTATAAATATTGCTTCTGGTGTATTTTAGCCACGTATTATCGCCATGTTTATTCTACTGGGCAAcaagataatttttgttattgtataagTTCTGGAGGGTTGGAAGAGTCATTTAAAAAACTAATCTTTTTCAATCTATatgaattaaagtaatattataacgcatctttacatgcatgtaaactaaaaacagagaaaattcacatataacaatattttttatttggattggTTTTATATACTctcattcaatatttgaaattaaccTGTCTGTTTGCTTCAAAATCGTCTATCCcttttatatttagaagaaaaattcataaaatttcatttaaatgcccAATTCGATGCTTTTTGCTCGATTTCAAACTTTATTCTGAAAATACTGCATTTGTAACATGTGATGAAATGAAGTTAACGTATGGAAAGTGCATTTTTATTCAGagttttgtattcatttttatttcattcatatgttGGTGACTATTTACAATTCTCTTATAGATTTGAGGGTACCAGTTTCTCCATCAAACCTTCCTGAAAACAACCGTTCTACCGTGTTTAGCACAAGAAGAAACAGCTTCGGTTTGTTAGAACCCCTTCTTGCTGTATCTGCTTTAGAAaaggaaaatactttaaaacagaATCGTTCATCTGTGCGTAAGCCCATTCATCATAGTTGTCATATATTTTCCAGTCATGaacaaaaagataaattcaaatttagagaCAAGACTGTTGCATCCTCTTACTCTTTTTTACCTTTTGCATCACCACCACAAACAGTACAAAGAAGAGGTTCATTACCAACTGATCTCTACAACAGTGGAGaaaagaaatctgtaaaaaaggaaatttctaaaaGTAGTAAACAATCCAGTTTTCTGTTGGAACATGCTCGCAGGCATGGCTCACCTACTGATCTCTTAAGTGTACTTATTGGACCGTCTGGCATGCTCAATACAATGCACGATATCGTCAGCGGTCAGACAATCTCTGAGCAACCATGTGCTGTAGCTCATAAAAGCTCAAGAAGGAGATCTGGTGGTTTAGAAATGTTGAGTGGTCTGTGGAGACCACGAACTAATGATATAGCTATGAGTGTAGGTATggcaagtaaattaaatttacgtAGGCAGCTGTTAGAAGCTTGGGCCTCTTGGAGAATGGaggaaagtaaaattaattccACTATAGGCGCAACTTCATCTATATCTGCTCTTGGCCCACAATTTGTATACCAACAAAGAAGGGGCTCAGTGCCACTCAATGTATCTTTATTATCAGTAAATTCAGGTAAGTTAGAATAATTAAGCATATTGCCCATTCACAAACTTCATTAAgatcaactttaaaaaaagctgATGTCTTCTTGTtatatgtttttatcatttatttaatccgGTGTTATTAACTAATaggaaaatgggaaaaaaaggcaattataaataacaatgatTAAGTTATTTTTCTCGAGTATAGGAATGTAAATAGAACTTAGTACAActgtttagtttaattagaatgcataatttcctaaatttaatcttcaattaaatatatttcgcaataaatatataaaattaatgtatttattgaatGGTTAAATCTgtcttaaataagaattaattgtgATTAATGGCTGTTTCTAGAAGAGCTAAATTATAAGGCTATTgtgacatatatatattatttcatagttTGCTCAAATCAGTTTTAGAAGTATTGCATtgttaaagtttctttttaagaaaattttaatatttctaatgttttttttatttaaatatggtaatttt encodes the following:
- the LOC129958146 gene encoding uncharacterized protein LOC129958146 isoform X2 gives rise to the protein MMKRHDSSTKKQEGTSLTIGKDETFPKSLQREDENSISSNLSPSEICMLEAVKKTERLPVPYAEQEVRAVGQRTRQPVITRTLDLSLLDDTYAGITKTLLSKSNSWAFNTFNLDVSTGGRSLSYLLVHLFQEYGFVEHFKLDIVKVWHCFNLMEAAYHRHNPYHNSVHAADVTQAMHCFLQENKFASNLTPLEAMSSVIAAVAHDLDHPGVTQAFLVATSNHLVNLYQNSSVLENHHWRTAISCLSESGIFNHLDRDIWHDIQMQIRSLILATDITRQKEFLARFKSYLSSESLDMEDSQYRHFALQIALKCADLCNPCRPWAISQRWSYQVCQEFYRQGAYERQLKLPVTPTFDCSRTKVAKIQADFFQFVVSPLFETWDHFLKTPLSNELLENLQHNFAQWQQKITVQQTNESETVETGIPQIKVDSSSVSFETQPDTEKDVGKRTQFLSADPDIILKQHRSKSDSGLTPGLLSPKIHMETYSTEELHPSTTLLSLSSITNTVQLRQVYAATKVESHLICPTVFQPLCTNVATKEATSETNCPSSSETCDAQVCSNNGNDQNDNNDSAQCSVDVSCPNNGCGTPTTPEKSPTLHIHRTKQRSQSLINDSDELKHYSLVLQNRRASDFDFYLYNNVYTAPNSISSISNKESLHELQQSLETHLPSLSNDSNTTTKSVSIKNERTSLFTSSNLCSNKQCSRTTCICKTDSDKKIPSWCWHISRSFSAERPVRPTHDFDSPLPPGHSSSSLNYNAHSRRRGSAPVTYSLNSEVGVSHVSSFGDIDSKGDHVDGSEINYAAGRRWSIPMEIPDLRVPVSPSNLPENNRSTVFSTRRNSFGLLEPLLAVSALEKENTLKQNRSSVRKPIHHSCHIFSSHEQKDKFKFRDKTVASSYSFLPFASPPQTVQRRGSLPTDLYNSGEKKSVKKEISKSSKQSSFLLEHARRHGSPTDLLSVLIGPSGMLNTMHDIVSGQTISEQPCAVAHKSSRRRSGGLEMLSGLWRPRTNDIAMSVGMASKLNLRRQLLEAWASWRMEESKINSTIGATSSISALGPQFVYQQRRGSVPLNVSLLSVNSENTLSDEQIS
- the LOC129958146 gene encoding uncharacterized protein LOC129958146 isoform X1, translated to MIPYAACMCFGAERSAGRRRRPWKLLTAQEGTSLTIGKDETFPKSLQREDENSISSNLSPSEICMLEAVKKTERLPVPYAEQEVRAVGQRTRQPVITRTLDLSLLDDTYAGITKTLLSKSNSWAFNTFNLDVSTGGRSLSYLLVHLFQEYGFVEHFKLDIVKVWHCFNLMEAAYHRHNPYHNSVHAADVTQAMHCFLQENKFASNLTPLEAMSSVIAAVAHDLDHPGVTQAFLVATSNHLVNLYQNSSVLENHHWRTAISCLSESGIFNHLDRDIWHDIQMQIRSLILATDITRQKEFLARFKSYLSSESLDMEDSQYRHFALQIALKCADLCNPCRPWAISQRWSYQVCQEFYRQGAYERQLKLPVTPTFDCSRTKVAKIQADFFQFVVSPLFETWDHFLKTPLSNELLENLQHNFAQWQQKITVQQTNESETVETGIPQIKVDSSSVSFETQPDTEKDVGKRTQFLSADPDIILKQHRSKSDSGLTPGLLSPKIHMETYSTEELHPSTTLLSLSSITNTVQLRQVYAATKVESHLICPTVFQPLCTNVATKEATSETNCPSSSETCDAQVCSNNGNDQNDNNDSAQCSVDVSCPNNGCGTPTTPEKSPTLHIHRTKQRSQSLINDSDELKHYSLVLQNRRASDFDFYLYNNVYTAPNSISSISNKESLHELQQSLETHLPSLSNDSNTTTKSVSIKNERTSLFTSSNLCSNKQCSRTTCICKTDSDKKIPSWCWHISRSFSAERPVRPTHDFDSPLPPGHSSSSLNYNAHSRRRGSAPVTYSLNSEVGVSHVSSFGDIDSKGDHVDGSEINYAAGRRWSIPMEIPDLRVPVSPSNLPENNRSTVFSTRRNSFGLLEPLLAVSALEKENTLKQNRSSVRKPIHHSCHIFSSHEQKDKFKFRDKTVASSYSFLPFASPPQTVQRRGSLPTDLYNSGEKKSVKKEISKSSKQSSFLLEHARRHGSPTDLLSVLIGPSGMLNTMHDIVSGQTISEQPCAVAHKSSRRRSGGLEMLSGLWRPRTNDIAMSVGMASKLNLRRQLLEAWASWRMEESKINSTIGATSSISALGPQFVYQQRRGSVPLNVSLLSVNSENTLSDEQIS
- the LOC129958146 gene encoding uncharacterized protein LOC129958146 isoform X6, with amino-acid sequence MLEAVKKTERLPVPYAEQEVRAVGQRTRQPVITRTLDLSLLDDTYAGITKTLLSKSNSWAFNTFNLDVSTGGRSLSYLLVHLFQEYGFVEHFKLDIVKVWHCFNLMEAAYHRHNPYHNSVHAADVTQAMHCFLQENKFASNLTPLEAMSSVIAAVAHDLDHPGVTQAFLVATSNHLVNLYQNSSVLENHHWRTAISCLSESGIFNHLDRDIWHDIQMQIRSLILATDITRQKEFLARFKSYLSSESLDMEDSQYRHFALQIALKCADLCNPCRPWAISQRWSYQVCQEFYRQGAYERQLKLPVTPTFDCSRTKVAKIQADFFQFVVSPLFETWDHFLKTPLSNELLENLQHNFAQWQQKITVQQTNESETVETGIPQIKVDSSSVSFETQPDTEKDVGKRTQFLSADPDIILKQHRSKSDSGLTPGLLSPKIHMETYSTEELHPSTTLLSLSSITNTVQLRQVYAATKVESHLICPTVFQPLCTNVATKEATSETNCPSSSETCDAQVCSNNGNDQNDNNDSAQCSVDVSCPNNGCGTPTTPEKSPTLHIHRTKQRSQSLINDSDELKHYSLVLQNRRASDFDFYLYNNVYTAPNSISSISNKESLHELQQSLETHLPSLSNDSNTTTKSVSIKNERTSLFTSSNLCSNKQCSRTTCICKTDSDKKIPSWCWHISRSFSAERPVRPTHDFDSPLPPGHSSSSLNYNAHSRRRGSAPVTYSLNSEVGVSHVSSFGDIDSKGDHVDGSEINYAAGRRWSIPMEIPDLRVPVSPSNLPENNRSTVFSTRRNSFGLLEPLLAVSALEKENTLKQNRSSVRKPIHHSCHIFSSHEQKDKFKFRDKTVASSYSFLPFASPPQTVQRRGSLPTDLYNSGEKKSVKKEISKSSKQSSFLLEHARRHGSPTDLLSVLIGPSGMLNTMHDIVSGQTISEQPCAVAHKSSRRRSGGLEMLSGLWRPRTNDIAMSVGMASKLNLRRQLLEAWASWRMEESKINSTIGATSSISALGPQFVYQQRRGSVPLNVSLLSVNSENTLSDEQIS
- the LOC129958146 gene encoding uncharacterized protein LOC129958146 isoform X3 translates to MVWIVQNYLEGTSLTIGKDETFPKSLQREDENSISSNLSPSEICMLEAVKKTERLPVPYAEQEVRAVGQRTRQPVITRTLDLSLLDDTYAGITKTLLSKSNSWAFNTFNLDVSTGGRSLSYLLVHLFQEYGFVEHFKLDIVKVWHCFNLMEAAYHRHNPYHNSVHAADVTQAMHCFLQENKFASNLTPLEAMSSVIAAVAHDLDHPGVTQAFLVATSNHLVNLYQNSSVLENHHWRTAISCLSESGIFNHLDRDIWHDIQMQIRSLILATDITRQKEFLARFKSYLSSESLDMEDSQYRHFALQIALKCADLCNPCRPWAISQRWSYQVCQEFYRQGAYERQLKLPVTPTFDCSRTKVAKIQADFFQFVVSPLFETWDHFLKTPLSNELLENLQHNFAQWQQKITVQQTNESETVETGIPQIKVDSSSVSFETQPDTEKDVGKRTQFLSADPDIILKQHRSKSDSGLTPGLLSPKIHMETYSTEELHPSTTLLSLSSITNTVQLRQVYAATKVESHLICPTVFQPLCTNVATKEATSETNCPSSSETCDAQVCSNNGNDQNDNNDSAQCSVDVSCPNNGCGTPTTPEKSPTLHIHRTKQRSQSLINDSDELKHYSLVLQNRRASDFDFYLYNNVYTAPNSISSISNKESLHELQQSLETHLPSLSNDSNTTTKSVSIKNERTSLFTSSNLCSNKQCSRTTCICKTDSDKKIPSWCWHISRSFSAERPVRPTHDFDSPLPPGHSSSSLNYNAHSRRRGSAPVTYSLNSEVGVSHVSSFGDIDSKGDHVDGSEINYAAGRRWSIPMEIPDLRVPVSPSNLPENNRSTVFSTRRNSFGLLEPLLAVSALEKENTLKQNRSSVRKPIHHSCHIFSSHEQKDKFKFRDKTVASSYSFLPFASPPQTVQRRGSLPTDLYNSGEKKSVKKEISKSSKQSSFLLEHARRHGSPTDLLSVLIGPSGMLNTMHDIVSGQTISEQPCAVAHKSSRRRSGGLEMLSGLWRPRTNDIAMSVGMASKLNLRRQLLEAWASWRMEESKINSTIGATSSISALGPQFVYQQRRGSVPLNVSLLSVNSENTLSDEQIS
- the LOC129958146 gene encoding uncharacterized protein LOC129958146 isoform X5, whose amino-acid sequence is MPKWEDENSISSNLSPSEICMLEAVKKTERLPVPYAEQEVRAVGQRTRQPVITRTLDLSLLDDTYAGITKTLLSKSNSWAFNTFNLDVSTGGRSLSYLLVHLFQEYGFVEHFKLDIVKVWHCFNLMEAAYHRHNPYHNSVHAADVTQAMHCFLQENKFASNLTPLEAMSSVIAAVAHDLDHPGVTQAFLVATSNHLVNLYQNSSVLENHHWRTAISCLSESGIFNHLDRDIWHDIQMQIRSLILATDITRQKEFLARFKSYLSSESLDMEDSQYRHFALQIALKCADLCNPCRPWAISQRWSYQVCQEFYRQGAYERQLKLPVTPTFDCSRTKVAKIQADFFQFVVSPLFETWDHFLKTPLSNELLENLQHNFAQWQQKITVQQTNESETVETGIPQIKVDSSSVSFETQPDTEKDVGKRTQFLSADPDIILKQHRSKSDSGLTPGLLSPKIHMETYSTEELHPSTTLLSLSSITNTVQLRQVYAATKVESHLICPTVFQPLCTNVATKEATSETNCPSSSETCDAQVCSNNGNDQNDNNDSAQCSVDVSCPNNGCGTPTTPEKSPTLHIHRTKQRSQSLINDSDELKHYSLVLQNRRASDFDFYLYNNVYTAPNSISSISNKESLHELQQSLETHLPSLSNDSNTTTKSVSIKNERTSLFTSSNLCSNKQCSRTTCICKTDSDKKIPSWCWHISRSFSAERPVRPTHDFDSPLPPGHSSSSLNYNAHSRRRGSAPVTYSLNSEVGVSHVSSFGDIDSKGDHVDGSEINYAAGRRWSIPMEIPDLRVPVSPSNLPENNRSTVFSTRRNSFGLLEPLLAVSALEKENTLKQNRSSVRKPIHHSCHIFSSHEQKDKFKFRDKTVASSYSFLPFASPPQTVQRRGSLPTDLYNSGEKKSVKKEISKSSKQSSFLLEHARRHGSPTDLLSVLIGPSGMLNTMHDIVSGQTISEQPCAVAHKSSRRRSGGLEMLSGLWRPRTNDIAMSVGMASKLNLRRQLLEAWASWRMEESKINSTIGATSSISALGPQFVYQQRRGSVPLNVSLLSVNSENTLSDEQIS
- the LOC129958146 gene encoding uncharacterized protein LOC129958146 isoform X4, with product MRHVCLLEGTSLTIGKDETFPKSLQREDENSISSNLSPSEICMLEAVKKTERLPVPYAEQEVRAVGQRTRQPVITRTLDLSLLDDTYAGITKTLLSKSNSWAFNTFNLDVSTGGRSLSYLLVHLFQEYGFVEHFKLDIVKVWHCFNLMEAAYHRHNPYHNSVHAADVTQAMHCFLQENKFASNLTPLEAMSSVIAAVAHDLDHPGVTQAFLVATSNHLVNLYQNSSVLENHHWRTAISCLSESGIFNHLDRDIWHDIQMQIRSLILATDITRQKEFLARFKSYLSSESLDMEDSQYRHFALQIALKCADLCNPCRPWAISQRWSYQVCQEFYRQGAYERQLKLPVTPTFDCSRTKVAKIQADFFQFVVSPLFETWDHFLKTPLSNELLENLQHNFAQWQQKITVQQTNESETVETGIPQIKVDSSSVSFETQPDTEKDVGKRTQFLSADPDIILKQHRSKSDSGLTPGLLSPKIHMETYSTEELHPSTTLLSLSSITNTVQLRQVYAATKVESHLICPTVFQPLCTNVATKEATSETNCPSSSETCDAQVCSNNGNDQNDNNDSAQCSVDVSCPNNGCGTPTTPEKSPTLHIHRTKQRSQSLINDSDELKHYSLVLQNRRASDFDFYLYNNVYTAPNSISSISNKESLHELQQSLETHLPSLSNDSNTTTKSVSIKNERTSLFTSSNLCSNKQCSRTTCICKTDSDKKIPSWCWHISRSFSAERPVRPTHDFDSPLPPGHSSSSLNYNAHSRRRGSAPVTYSLNSEVGVSHVSSFGDIDSKGDHVDGSEINYAAGRRWSIPMEIPDLRVPVSPSNLPENNRSTVFSTRRNSFGLLEPLLAVSALEKENTLKQNRSSVRKPIHHSCHIFSSHEQKDKFKFRDKTVASSYSFLPFASPPQTVQRRGSLPTDLYNSGEKKSVKKEISKSSKQSSFLLEHARRHGSPTDLLSVLIGPSGMLNTMHDIVSGQTISEQPCAVAHKSSRRRSGGLEMLSGLWRPRTNDIAMSVGMASKLNLRRQLLEAWASWRMEESKINSTIGATSSISALGPQFVYQQRRGSVPLNVSLLSVNSENTLSDEQIS